The nucleotide sequence AACGAATCCGACGCTAAGGCCGGCCAGCGTTGACGGCGGAGGTATCGTGAGGGCCATTGGGGAACCTCCCTGGTTAGTGAACGCATTCGCTTGATGCGCTACCAGGGTCCGGAGCAACGCCCCCGGGAGAGTGCCGAAGCCGATGGCAAGGTCCAACACGGTACGGGAATGCATCCCGTGTCAACTCCAGACGATACACCTCCCTTGCGTCATTCGCCACCCACGCACACGGGCAGCTGTCGACTAACAAGAGATCCCGATGACCCACTCCCAAGCAGCGGGTGACCCGGTGGCCAGGCGGCCCTTCTCGACGGCGGCGCGCTTGATCGGGGGCTTGGCGGTCGGTGCTGTCACGGGTCTGATCGCAGCTTTTTGGGCCCCATGGCAGGCCGTGCCCCTGTTGGTTTGGGTAGCGGCATCGCTGACATGGGTGGCGTCGGTGTGGATAAGCATTACACCGATGGACGCTGTGTCCACGAGCCTGAACGCTACCCGGGAGGATCCGCACGGACCGCCTGCGGATGCCCTGTTGTTATCGGCCAGTGTGGCCAGTCTCGGTGCAGTGGTACTCGGCGTTCTCAAGGCTGCGCACGCACATGGTTCTGAGAAGGTGTTGCTGTTGACCGCTGGCGTCACCACCATCATTGGCTCCTGGGCTGTGGTACACACCGTGTTCACGTTGCGATACGCCGCGCTCTACTACAGAGGTCCCGACGAGGGGGTGAACTTCAACGAGGACGATAAGCCGTGCTATCTGGACTTCGCTTATTTGGCGTTCACCGTTGGGATGACCTACCAGGTGTCAGACACCAACTTGACGACCAAGGCGATGCGCCACACCGCCTTGCGCCATGCCTTGATGTCTTATCTTCTCGGCACCGTCATCATCGCTGCGACGATCAATGTGGCCGCAGGGCTTGCCCATTAGCTGGGCAACGTCGTGGGCGGCGCGCAGTCCGAGGTCGAGGTTGGACGTTCGGCTGAACATCGTTGCGCTCGAGTTGGAGGGGCGGTAGCTAAGGGTCTTTCAAAGAGGAGGTGGGCTGTGTCCTGGAACCTCAAGGGAAGCTACGTCGAGACCTGCTCGTGCGAGCTGATGTGCCCGTGCAAC is from Acidimicrobiales bacterium and encodes:
- a CDS encoding DUF1345 domain-containing protein, with product MPLLVWVAASLTWVASVWISITPMDAVSTSLNATREDPHGPPADALLLSASVASLGAVVLGVLKAAHAHGSEKVLLLTAGVTTIIGSWAVVHTVFTLRYAALYYRGPDEGVNFNEDDKPCYLDFAYLAFTVGMTYQVSDTNLTTKAMRHTALRHALMSYLLGTVIIAATINVAAGLAH